The following proteins are encoded in a genomic region of Methylobacterium tardum:
- a CDS encoding response regulator: protein MSAQPGAGSIFSLRRRNWRGAGPLGPLMGSPAAFALLVVALATGTANYLAGEADRAATARANATIAGVERLVSEVKDLETGERGFVLVGSEDYLAPYTVALTKIETELAGLGSAAQEPVRAGGPSLAGLIAQKRDFAARVITARREQGFEAATELVRTGEGKRLMDAIRVEAATRQDASAQRLATLQAQEHRRGLILFLLSGMAALGAIVLLARLALVRRQESLRMSRLLDGVLANAPVGLGFLDRDLKIRHMNRALATMSERGFGADLGAPIWAILPTLRTELAPKLAAALREGLVSPNVPVAVPTPSAPGGVRQFSMSFYPLRGAADGTGPEVEGVGLVVVDETIRHLAETRLRRSEERFRSLIEASAAIVWTANPEGNLQRRQVAWTRFTGQDEAAYSGLGFLDAVHPEDREHTRTAWSEAVATLQPYATEHRIRAASGAYRHMSVRAVPILEPDGALREWVGTHTDITERKEAEAAIEAARAAAEAANAAKSQFLANMSHELRTPLSAVIGYAEMVQEELDDLGEADLIADVKKIEANARHLLGLINDVLDISKIEADRVEIYAEDFAVAAVVRDVATTVEGLIAKKGNSLTLDLADDLGMAHTDVTKLRQCLINLLSNAAKFTENGRITLSAARIGDTLRFSVADTGIGMTQEQVGKLFERFTQADASTTRRFGGTGLGLAITRAFAEMLGGSIDVASRDRAGTTFTLTLPVLFQGVAAEHAEGRPETADDRKTILVVDDDSATRDLLARFLEREGFAVAVAEDGRRGLELARRLRPRAVLLDVTMPQMDGWAVLRALRADPDIGATPIVMVTVLDEQNLAFSLGATDYLQKPIDWGNLRQIVDRFRTVAEDGPILVVEDEADVRGHLCGYLRREGFPVAEAENGKDALDRMEADRPCLVLLDLMMPEMDGFAFLRTVRAREVWREVPVVVLTAKDITADDRRRLAGHADRVLAKGSTGLGELARELRSLMPMLADADAGGAGHRGAAQFQGVAPSQRGETEDRGQTAAREPVRVRNPGTPSRGRRSRCPREPASTRSPDTARCGQSARGGAHRRFRSRRGGPAPA from the coding sequence GTGAGCGCCCAGCCGGGAGCCGGTTCGATCTTCAGCCTGCGCCGCCGGAATTGGCGCGGCGCCGGCCCGCTCGGCCCGCTGATGGGATCGCCCGCCGCCTTCGCGCTCCTCGTGGTGGCACTCGCGACGGGCACGGCGAACTATCTGGCGGGCGAGGCGGACCGGGCCGCGACGGCGCGGGCGAATGCCACCATCGCCGGCGTCGAGCGCCTCGTCTCCGAGGTGAAGGACCTCGAGACCGGCGAGCGCGGCTTTGTGCTGGTCGGCAGCGAGGATTATCTGGCGCCGTACACGGTCGCCCTGACCAAGATCGAGACCGAGCTGGCCGGTCTCGGCTCGGCAGCGCAGGAGCCGGTCCGCGCCGGCGGCCCGTCCCTGGCTGGCCTGATCGCGCAGAAGCGCGACTTCGCGGCCCGGGTCATCACGGCGCGCCGCGAACAGGGTTTTGAGGCGGCGACCGAGCTGGTTCGGACCGGCGAGGGCAAGCGCCTGATGGACGCGATCCGCGTCGAGGCGGCCACGCGGCAGGACGCCTCCGCGCAGCGCCTCGCCACCTTGCAGGCCCAAGAGCACCGCCGCGGGCTGATCCTTTTCCTGCTCTCCGGGATGGCGGCGCTCGGTGCGATCGTCCTGCTGGCGCGGCTCGCGCTGGTTCGCCGCCAGGAATCGCTGCGGATGTCGCGGCTGCTCGACGGAGTCCTGGCCAATGCACCGGTGGGCCTCGGTTTCCTCGACCGCGACCTGAAGATCCGGCACATGAACCGGGCGCTCGCAACGATGAGCGAGCGGGGGTTCGGGGCGGATCTCGGAGCGCCGATCTGGGCGATACTCCCGACCCTGCGCACGGAACTCGCGCCGAAGCTCGCCGCGGCTCTCCGCGAGGGCCTGGTCTCGCCCAACGTGCCGGTGGCTGTACCGACACCGTCGGCCCCGGGGGGCGTGCGCCAGTTCTCGATGAGCTTTTACCCGCTGCGCGGCGCCGCGGACGGCACGGGTCCGGAGGTCGAGGGTGTCGGCCTCGTGGTCGTCGACGAGACCATCCGCCACCTGGCCGAGACGCGGCTTCGCCGCAGCGAAGAGCGCTTCCGCTCTCTCATCGAGGCCAGCGCGGCGATCGTCTGGACAGCCAATCCCGAGGGCAACCTGCAGCGGCGGCAGGTCGCCTGGACGCGCTTCACCGGTCAGGACGAGGCCGCCTATTCCGGGCTCGGCTTCCTGGATGCCGTCCATCCCGAGGATCGCGAGCACACGCGCACGGCTTGGTCGGAGGCCGTCGCGACGCTGCAGCCCTACGCCACCGAGCACCGGATCCGTGCCGCCAGCGGGGCCTACCGCCACATGAGCGTGCGGGCCGTGCCGATCCTCGAGCCCGACGGTGCCCTGCGCGAGTGGGTGGGTACCCACACCGACATCACGGAGCGCAAGGAGGCGGAGGCCGCGATCGAGGCAGCGCGGGCGGCCGCGGAGGCCGCCAACGCGGCCAAGAGCCAGTTCCTGGCCAACATGAGCCACGAGCTGCGCACCCCGCTCTCGGCGGTGATCGGCTATGCCGAGATGGTGCAGGAGGAGCTGGACGACCTCGGTGAAGCCGATCTCATTGCCGACGTGAAGAAGATCGAGGCCAATGCGCGGCACTTGCTCGGGCTGATCAACGACGTCCTCGACATCTCGAAGATCGAGGCGGACCGGGTCGAAATCTATGCGGAAGACTTCGCCGTCGCCGCGGTGGTGCGGGATGTCGCCACAACGGTCGAAGGCCTGATCGCCAAGAAGGGCAACAGCCTCACGCTCGATCTCGCGGACGATCTCGGCATGGCCCATACGGACGTGACGAAGCTGCGGCAGTGCCTGATCAATCTCCTGAGCAACGCCGCGAAGTTCACCGAGAATGGCCGGATCACCCTGAGCGCGGCGCGGATCGGGGACACGCTGCGCTTTTCCGTCGCCGATACCGGGATCGGCATGACGCAGGAGCAGGTCGGGAAGCTGTTCGAGCGCTTCACCCAGGCGGACGCCTCGACGACGCGGCGCTTCGGCGGCACCGGCCTGGGCCTCGCAATCACCCGCGCCTTCGCCGAGATGCTCGGCGGCTCGATCGATGTGGCGAGCCGCGACCGGGCGGGCACCACCTTCACGCTGACGCTGCCCGTTCTCTTCCAAGGTGTGGCAGCCGAGCATGCCGAGGGGAGGCCGGAAACCGCAGACGATCGCAAGACGATTCTGGTGGTCGACGACGATTCCGCGACCCGCGATCTGCTCGCCCGCTTCCTGGAGCGGGAAGGCTTCGCGGTGGCGGTTGCCGAGGATGGCCGGCGCGGCCTTGAGCTCGCACGCCGCCTGCGTCCGCGGGCCGTGCTCCTCGACGTGACCATGCCGCAGATGGATGGCTGGGCGGTGCTGCGGGCCCTTCGCGCCGATCCCGACATCGGCGCGACACCGATCGTGATGGTGACGGTACTGGACGAGCAGAACCTCGCCTTCTCGCTCGGCGCGACCGACTACCTGCAGAAGCCAATCGATTGGGGCAATCTGCGCCAGATCGTTGATCGCTTCCGGACTGTCGCGGAGGACGGGCCGATCCTGGTGGTCGAAGATGAGGCGGACGTGCGCGGGCACCTCTGCGGCTATCTCCGGCGGGAGGGCTTCCCGGTCGCCGAGGCGGAGAACGGCAAGGACGCCCTTGACCGGATGGAGGCGGACCGACCCTGTCTCGTCCTGCTGGATCTGATGATGCCCGAGATGGACGGGTTCGCGTTCCTCCGCACGGTCCGGGCGCGGGAGGTTTGGCGCGAAGTTCCGGTCGTCGTGCTCACCGCCAAGGACATCACGGCTGACGACCGCCGACGCCTCGCCGGCCATGCCGACCGTGTCCTGGCCAAAGGGTCAACCGGGCTCGGGGAGCTAGCCCGCGAACTGCGATCCCTCATGCCGATGCTGGCCGACGCGGACGCGGGCGGCGCCGGCCACCGAGGCGCGGCCCAATTTCAAGGAGTCGCACCTTCGCAACGTGGCGAGACTGAGGATCGCGGTCAGACGGCCGCGCGAGAGCCGGTGCGGGTCAGGAACCCCGGAACGCCATCACGAGGGCGCCGATCGCGATGCCCCAGAGAGCCAGCGTCGACCAGATCGCCCGATACCGCTCGTTGCGGGCAAAGCGCTCGAGGCGGCGCGCATCGCCGGTTCCGGTCTCGTCGAGGCGGACCAGCACCCGCTTGA
- the ubiE gene encoding bifunctional demethylmenaquinone methyltransferase/2-methoxy-6-polyprenyl-1,4-benzoquinol methylase UbiE, translated as MKAGDGASERASADFGFERVALDEKQGRVDSVFHSVARRYDIMNDLMSAGLHRAWKAQLVSMLRPPQNRAFAHLDVAGGTGDVAFRVLAAGGPRTRVTVLDINESMLRVGAERARERKVDEAGDRIAFVTGNAETLPLPDASFDAYTIAFGIRNVPRIETALAEARRVLKPGGRFLCLEFSAVDIPLLDKIYDAYSFNVIPRIGARVAGDAESYRYLVESIRKFPTRGAFAGMIERAGFRHVTDRALTGGIVAIHSGWKVS; from the coding sequence ATGAAGGCCGGAGACGGGGCGTCTGAGCGCGCGAGCGCGGATTTCGGCTTCGAGCGCGTGGCGCTCGACGAGAAGCAGGGGCGCGTCGACAGCGTCTTCCACTCGGTCGCCCGCCGCTACGACATCATGAATGATCTGATGTCGGCGGGCCTGCACCGGGCCTGGAAGGCGCAGCTCGTCTCCATGCTGCGGCCGCCGCAGAACCGCGCATTCGCGCATCTCGACGTGGCCGGCGGCACCGGCGACGTGGCGTTCCGGGTGCTGGCCGCCGGAGGTCCCCGGACACGGGTGACGGTTCTCGACATCAACGAATCGATGCTGCGGGTCGGCGCGGAGCGGGCCCGCGAGCGCAAGGTCGACGAGGCCGGTGACCGGATCGCCTTCGTGACCGGAAACGCCGAGACCCTGCCGCTCCCCGACGCATCCTTCGACGCCTACACGATTGCGTTCGGCATCCGGAACGTGCCGCGGATCGAGACGGCCCTCGCCGAGGCGCGGCGCGTGCTGAAGCCCGGCGGTCGGTTCCTCTGCCTGGAATTCTCCGCCGTCGACATCCCCCTGCTCGATAAGATCTACGACGCCTATTCCTTCAACGTGATCCCGCGCATTGGCGCCCGGGTGGCGGGGGATGCCGAATCGTATCGCTATCTGGTCGAGTCGATCCGGAAATTCCCGACGCGCGGCGCCTTCGCGGGCATGATCGAGCGCGCCGGCTTCCGACACGTCACCGACCGGGCGCTCACCGGCGGGATCGTGGCGATCCATTCGGGCTGGAAGGTCTCTTGA